In Glandiceps talaboti chromosome 14, keGlaTala1.1, whole genome shotgun sequence, a single genomic region encodes these proteins:
- the LOC144445650 gene encoding short transient receptor potential channel 4-like, with product MAPSAVEKLYLTAAEKGDKKAMKLALEYAKGLNLDCKDADGRSALVIAIQIGSNDIVKLLLAHNVTLGDALLRAVDMQIKETVELICEHITKKKKMDALNCRASNEDFHPDVTPIILAAHHNNYDIVKLLLDCGADIKDPEKYEFKSEEYTLEHSLGTVNVYKALASEAYISLTSSDPVNTAFELSHRLRQLSETDYEFRFQYADLAHRCEEFGADVLKYIRDSREQNTVLCTDPGEIAESNAIDDQMPYKVKRAIRFGQKLFVTHPNCQQLLIEKWYHGLPDWRQQSMLKSLFLTLVFGLCFPVFSLAYIIAPEARFSGFLKIPFVKFVCNTASAFTFLTILGMQRIHVTSGMEGQDLTNKDLYYQLLAGNQNVMLSIQEWLIVFWIVGMTWEEISTVLKNGTRGVTDNLQMKLLDYSTLLLFWLWICLRTVLIVEVQMTQVALQQRNISYVDIISRAFFAVAKVFSFLRLIRITVVSLQVGPMQISLGRMFEDISKFMMIFCLVWVAFSVGLNQLYWYHALTAELKCQMAQEDDCLQPFGSMGETMNTLFWAIFGVTKLEGLAIEGRDRGFVEGIGQTLYGAYHVIGIIVLLNILIAMMTKTYTRVEEDADIQWKYSRAELWMSYFGEGAALPPPFNLLPSRASLQTLCLRFKHGLCKTPEHQKTQRETIIEMKLKEYSDVITDAVKRYHYEKQRDEEEEADPFLVQLKQDISGFKYDMFEALGEMDNKINHVQAKVEDREVVESGGPGSEMFHLLQNAVTSEPADRYADLQFIDDEDDDETTTYDGSRNTLSDIPSPSTVTGPTSVNVSRAPSVPLI from the exons ATGGCTCCGAGTGCTGTCGAGAAATTGTACTTGACTGCCGCTGAGAAGGGTGACAAGAAGGCGATGAAATTAGCGTTGGAGTACGCAAAGGGCCTGAATTTGGACTGCAAAGATGCGGACGGAAGGAGTGCCCTTGTAATTGCAATACAGATTGGTAGCAACG ATATCGTGAAATTGCTGCTGGCTCACAATGTTACCTTGGGTGACGCTTTGTTACGAGCTGTGGACATGCAAATAAAGGAGACTGTTGAATTAATCTGTGAACACATCaccaagaaaaagaaaatg GACGCCCTCAACTGTCGAGCATCAAATGAGGATTTCCATCCTGACGTCACTCCAATCATACTTGCAGCACATCACAATAATTACGACATTGTCAAACTACTCCTTGACTGTGGCGCCGACATCAAAGACCCAGAAAAGTACGAGTTCAAGTCAGAAGAGTACACGTTAGAACACTCACTTGGCACAGTCAACGTGTACAAAGCTCTGGCGAGTGAGGCCTATATATCGTTGACAAGCAGTGACCCAGTAAACACTGCCTTTGAGCTGAGTCACAGACTGAGACAGTTGAGTGAGACAGATTACGAGTTCCGCTTCCAGTATGCAGATTTGGCTCATCGATGTGAAGAATTTGGTGCTGATGTCTTGAAGTATATCCGTGATTCTAGAGAACAGAATACAGTGTTGTGTACCGATCCCGGTGAAATAGCAGAGTCAAATGCTATTGATGATCAGATGCCATATAAAGTCAAACGAGCCATACGGTTTGGTCAGAAATTG tttgttaCCCATCCGAATTGTCAACAGTTACTCATTGAGAAGTGGTATCACGGATTACCCGACTGGCGCCAACAGAGCATGCTCAAAAGTCTCTTTCTAACCCTTGTCTTCGGCTTGTGTTTTCCTGTCTTCTCATTGGCCTATATCATAGCACCCGAGGCTAGGTTTTCGGGTTTCTTGAAAATTCCATTCGTTAAATTTGTATGCAACACAGCGTCAGCCTTCACGTTTTTGACCATATTAGGAATGCAGAGAATACACGTGACCAGTGGCATGGAAGGCCAAGATTTGACCAATAAGGACCTTTACTATCAACTATTGGCGGGAAACCAGAATGTGATGTTATCTATACAAGAATGGCTCATCGTGTTCTGGATTGTGG GTATGACGTGGGAAGAAATCTCAACTGTATTGAAGAATGGAACACGTGGTGTTACTGATAATTTACAAATGAAGTTACTGGATTATTCTACCTTACTACTCTTCTGGTTGTGGATATGTCTACGAACTGTGCTAATTGTTGAGGTAC AAATGACACAGGTCGCGTTGCAGCAACGAAATATATCTTACGTCGATATCATATCGAGGGCTTTCTTCGCAGTTGCCAAAGTATTCAGTTTTCTACGGTTAATTCGCATCACAGTTGTCAGTTTACAAGTCGGTCCAATGCAGATCTCATTGGGTCGCATGTTTGAAGATATTTCCAAATTCATGATGATATTTTGTTTAGTGTGGGTAGCATTCTCCGTTGGACTGAATCAATTATATTGGTACCATGCTCTGACTGCTGAACTGAAATGTCAAATGGCGCAAGAAGATGATTGCTTACAACCATTCGGAAG CATGGGCGAAACCATGAATACTTTGTTCTGGGCGATATTTGGAGTTACTAAACTGGAAGGTTTGGCGATAGAGGGACGAGATCGAGGCTTTGTGGAGGGTATTGGTCAGACCTTATATGGTGCCTATCACGTGATTGGTATTATTGTACTCTTGAATATTCTCATTGCTATGATGACAAAGACGTACACCAGGGTAGAG gaAGATGCCGACATACAGTGGAAATACTCAAGGGCGGAATTATGGATGAGTTACTTCGGTGAGGGCGCTGCTCTACCACCACCTTTCAATTTGCTTCCAAGTCGGGCCTCTCTACAGACCCTCTGTCTTCGGTTTAAACATGGTCTGTGTAAAACTCCAGAACACCAGAAAACT CAAAGAGAGACCATTATCGAAATGAAGTTGAAGGAATACTCG GACGTGATTACTGATGCAGTTAAACGATACCACTACGAAAAACAACGAGACGAGGAAGAGGAAGCCGATCCATTTTTGGTTCAATTGAAGCAAGACATATCAGGTTTTAAATATGACATGTTTGAAGCCCTTGGAGAAATGGACAACAAAATCAATCACGTGCAAGCAAAGGTAGAAGATCGTGAAGTCGTTGAATCGGGTGGCCCCGGAAGTGAAATGTTTCACCTCCTGCAAAATGCAGTGACGTCAGAACCAGCAGACAGATATGCAGATTTGCAATTTATCGACGACGAAGATGACGACGAGACGACTACATACGATGGATCACGAAATACACTGTCGGATATACCGTCTCCAAGTACAGTGACGGGTCCTACCAGTGTCAATGTCAGTCGTGCACCAAGTGTTCCATTAATATAA